A single window of Sulfitobacter sp. JL08 DNA harbors:
- a CDS encoding amidohydrolase family protein has translation MKVRREKGRILMTAEWVVGYENGGHVLLPFGEVVFEDGAIVFVGHGFPGNVDQRIDCGAALIGPGFIDLDALSDLDTTVLGLDNQPAWKKGRVWPESYMQAGPREMYTPEELRWQKRYAFTRLIRNGITTALPIASLFYRAWGETWDEFEGAAEAASDLGLRVYLGPAYRSGNTYVKKAGEIAFHFDEPRGLAGLQEARRFCETFENTAGGLVRTMLSPDRIETCTPDLLRGTAQAVRDLDVPVRLHCCQSAFEYNSVLRLHGKSPPEWLDHLGFLSPRAILPHLTYISGVNGISHSAPDLDILANSGAALAHCPLVMARGGSMLQSLAGYRDRGIVIGMGTDTHPPDMILNMQMGLMTARLAGDAEKTSAADLYTAATLGGARALGRDDLGRLVAGARADINVIALDDPAIGQVIDPIQTILLNGSGRDVRTVVIDGRIVMKNGAMPDCDPVAMRAQAQIQFDGMVAQYPDRTFEHPPVEEIFAPSFPIRQATS, from the coding sequence ATGAAGGTCCGTCGCGAAAAGGGCCGTATCCTGATGACAGCTGAATGGGTTGTCGGATACGAAAACGGCGGCCATGTTCTGCTGCCTTTCGGAGAAGTTGTGTTCGAAGATGGCGCGATCGTATTCGTCGGCCATGGTTTTCCGGGGAACGTCGACCAGCGGATCGATTGCGGCGCCGCACTGATCGGCCCAGGATTTATTGACCTTGACGCGCTGTCCGATCTCGACACGACCGTCCTGGGTCTTGATAATCAGCCCGCGTGGAAAAAAGGCCGTGTCTGGCCGGAAAGCTACATGCAGGCTGGCCCGCGCGAAATGTATACACCCGAAGAATTGCGGTGGCAAAAGCGCTATGCCTTCACGCGGCTGATCCGGAATGGCATCACGACCGCGCTGCCGATCGCATCCCTTTTCTACCGTGCATGGGGCGAAACATGGGACGAATTCGAAGGCGCTGCCGAAGCCGCCTCAGATCTGGGCTTGCGCGTTTACCTCGGCCCCGCATATCGCAGCGGCAACACATATGTAAAAAAAGCCGGCGAAATCGCCTTTCACTTTGATGAACCACGTGGCTTGGCCGGTCTGCAAGAAGCACGTCGGTTTTGCGAAACGTTCGAAAACACAGCGGGCGGATTGGTCCGCACTATGCTATCTCCAGACCGGATCGAAACCTGCACGCCCGACCTTTTGCGCGGCACGGCACAGGCTGTGCGCGATCTGGACGTTCCCGTCCGCCTTCATTGCTGCCAATCGGCTTTTGAATACAACAGCGTCCTCAGATTGCATGGGAAAAGCCCGCCGGAATGGCTGGATCATCTTGGGTTTCTGTCGCCGCGCGCAATCCTGCCGCACCTGACCTATATCTCGGGCGTCAACGGAATTTCCCATTCTGCCCCTGACCTTGACATACTGGCCAACAGCGGCGCGGCCCTTGCCCATTGTCCGCTGGTCATGGCGCGGGGCGGTAGCATGTTGCAAAGCTTAGCCGGTTACCGCGACCGAGGCATAGTCATCGGCATGGGAACAGACACCCACCCGCCCGACATGATCCTGAACATGCAGATGGGTCTTATGACCGCACGGTTGGCAGGCGATGCCGAAAAGACCTCGGCTGCGGATCTTTACACGGCCGCAACCCTTGGGGGCGCGCGGGCTCTGGGCCGGGATGACCTTGGTCGACTTGTCGCCGGTGCACGGGCAGATATCAATGTGATCGCGCTGGATGATCCCGCGATCGGACAGGTTATCGACCCGATCCAGACCATTCTGCTGAACGGGTCGGGGCGCGATGTGCGCACTGTCGTGATCGACGGACGTATCGTTATGAAGAACGGCGCCATGCCCGATTGCGATCCTGTCGCCATGCGTGCACAGGCGCAGATCCAATTTGACGGAATGGTTGCACAATACCCGGACCGTACTTTTGAACATCCGCCTGTTGAAGAGATTTTCGCTCCCAGTTTTCCAATACGACAGGCCACATCATGA
- a CDS encoding aspartate/glutamate racemase family protein gives MKLLVINPNTTTTMTHKIDAVARRFARPGTEVVTEQPQTGPASIQGYLDIARSLDGILGVAERHSDADATVIACFDDTGLDALRCMLTGPVIGIGEASFHAASMISSRFSVITTLPRSVAGLYENLEKYGMSARCAGIRAADVPVLALERDPQLARTRIEAQVKAAVNQDGADAVVLGCSGMTDLAESISTQFGIPVIDGIGCAVAMAEAFFSAGLLTSKVGAYAIESDDMATLSNAAARH, from the coding sequence ATGAAGCTGCTCGTCATCAACCCCAACACCACCACCACGATGACCCATAAGATCGACGCGGTCGCGCGGCGTTTTGCAAGACCGGGTACGGAGGTTGTCACGGAGCAACCTCAAACCGGACCGGCCAGTATTCAGGGATATCTGGATATTGCGCGCAGTCTTGACGGAATTCTGGGCGTTGCAGAGCGCCATAGCGATGCCGACGCTACGGTCATTGCCTGTTTTGATGATACTGGCCTAGACGCATTGCGGTGTATGCTAACCGGGCCTGTCATCGGCATTGGCGAGGCTTCATTTCACGCAGCAAGCATGATTTCCAGCCGGTTTTCCGTGATTACGACTCTCCCCCGCTCCGTCGCTGGGTTGTACGAAAATCTTGAGAAATACGGAATGTCGGCGCGTTGCGCTGGGATACGGGCTGCAGATGTGCCGGTTCTGGCACTGGAGCGTGACCCACAACTCGCACGGACACGGATCGAAGCGCAGGTAAAGGCTGCAGTTAATCAGGATGGCGCTGACGCGGTTGTGCTGGGATGTTCGGGCATGACGGATCTGGCCGAGAGTATTTCAACACAATTCGGCATTCCCGTGATTGATGGTATCGGTTGCGCAGTCGCGATGGCCGAAGCCTTTTTCTCGGCGGGGTTACTCACATCCAAAGTCGGCGCTTATGCTATTGAATCAGATGACATGGCAACACTGTCGAACGCTGCGGCAAGACACTAG
- a CDS encoding amidohydrolase family protein: protein MTDILIRNATIVTVDPDRRVIENGALAITKDRITEIGSNTDLAPLAQTAKQVIDAHGMAVIPGLIDSHSHAGHGLIRSLGAGDGDAWFAACETIYARHSDLSFWQAEARLAQLERLMSGVTTCLTLLGGGADIYRTDDPAFGDAHCDVTRESGLRTVLAVGPGRPPFPRTYRGLDGTDKQVHFDRQMEVSEDLIARRNDVLGARTGLCVIMPVYGRNDRETVPEPEIRRMSEAVGDLCTRRGVLFTQDGHRDGTIAFTEQFGVLGPHALLSHSVDLTQEDIDAVKRSGASIVHNPSAIMSILGRCPVPELIGEGVTVALGSDAAAPDRGYDMFRHMAQCMHYHRRHFADPSWMPPGKVLEMATIDAARALGLADEIGSLEIGKKADVVLVDLRKPHLYPPNMPLHKLTHFATAADVDSVIVDGQFVLRGRISQTLDTETVLDDAASTAARAIKDAGLSHLLSEPETLWQNNRSQNWMNPQ from the coding sequence ATGACCGACATTCTGATCCGCAATGCAACGATCGTCACTGTCGATCCTGACCGCAGGGTGATCGAGAACGGCGCGCTGGCCATTACAAAAGACCGCATCACGGAAATTGGCAGCAATACCGATCTGGCGCCTTTGGCGCAGACTGCAAAACAGGTTATCGACGCGCACGGTATGGCGGTGATCCCCGGCCTTATTGACAGCCATTCCCATGCCGGTCACGGGTTGATCAGGTCGCTGGGCGCAGGCGATGGCGATGCCTGGTTCGCAGCTTGCGAAACAATTTATGCGCGCCATTCCGATCTGTCATTCTGGCAGGCCGAAGCGCGGCTAGCCCAGTTGGAGCGGCTGATGTCGGGTGTTACGACCTGCCTGACCCTGCTGGGCGGCGGCGCGGATATCTACCGCACCGATGATCCCGCGTTTGGCGATGCCCATTGCGATGTTACGCGCGAAAGCGGGTTGCGAACGGTTTTGGCCGTCGGCCCGGGCCGCCCCCCCTTTCCGCGCACCTACCGCGGGCTGGATGGTACCGATAAGCAGGTTCACTTTGACCGACAGATGGAAGTCAGCGAAGACCTGATCGCGCGCCGCAATGATGTCCTTGGCGCGCGGACCGGCCTGTGTGTCATCATGCCGGTCTACGGTCGCAATGATCGTGAAACTGTGCCCGAACCCGAAATCCGCCGCATGTCCGAAGCTGTTGGCGACCTTTGTACGCGTCGCGGCGTGCTGTTCACCCAGGACGGACATCGCGACGGCACGATTGCCTTTACAGAACAATTTGGCGTGCTGGGGCCGCATGCGCTTCTGTCACATTCGGTGGACCTGACCCAAGAAGACATCGATGCCGTAAAACGCAGTGGCGCAAGCATCGTTCACAATCCCAGCGCCATCATGTCCATTCTGGGCCGCTGTCCGGTCCCTGAACTGATTGGTGAAGGCGTCACCGTCGCGTTGGGGTCTGATGCGGCAGCGCCGGATCGCGGGTATGACATGTTCCGCCATATGGCCCAATGCATGCATTACCATCGCAGACATTTTGCCGATCCGTCATGGATGCCACCAGGCAAGGTACTGGAAATGGCGACGATCGATGCAGCCCGAGCGCTTGGCCTTGCTGACGAAATTGGATCACTCGAAATTGGCAAGAAAGCTGACGTTGTTCTTGTCGACCTGCGCAAGCCTCACCTTTATCCACCGAATATGCCGCTGCACAAGCTGACCCATTTTGCCACGGCGGCCGATGTCGACAGTGTAATTGTGGATGGCCAATTCGTATTGCGTGGTCGGATTTCGCAAACACTGGATACCGAAACGGTTCTGGACGACGCGGCAAGCACCGCGGCCCGTGCAATCAAGGATGCTGGCCTGTCACATTTGCTTTCCGAACCGGAAACACTCTGGCAAAACAACCGCTCTCAGAACTGGATGAACCCGCAATGA